In the Fibrobacter sp. UWR3 genome, one interval contains:
- a CDS encoding TolC family protein has product MNFRLLFPLVFAGLALAGEIRYDCLHFVEEGLAKDPRLVEAKFATEAKKNSLNALTSEVILPTLNIAMMVGPAPGLKESVDNWGDTVDVYDFTKMGPFWGIEGKFIQPLNFGQYRTGKKALEADLKQKTYAIEQEIHKKDVELQSYYYNYLLAREMQKLASDAQKRVDEAYEKLEEALDDDDPNVSQMDLLNLKAKLHTVKEGVTEANLGMKRVQLAIRFSLGLGEDDVFTAEDTCLTERPERLPSLEEVEQFTMRYHPELKQLAAGLDARKLQMDLAEAKLAPEFFIMGEIEYVKSWAGNRKVMVKDAFAEDAVNKLSGLIGVGLRYRLNFWKNWSDFRAARTEYRGLQLKENYAASGLVAQAVEQYYQVEAAKEKMDALRESLRASEAILKGAAMQYDLDKSKTGDLVSAYTQNVTMQKDYYFAVCKYNVEFAELISRMGMSLREFRGEFNK; this is encoded by the coding sequence ATGAATTTTAGGCTTCTTTTCCCACTCGTTTTTGCGGGGCTCGCCCTGGCCGGAGAAATCCGGTACGACTGCCTGCATTTTGTGGAAGAGGGGCTTGCGAAGGACCCGCGCCTTGTGGAGGCCAAGTTCGCGACCGAGGCGAAGAAAAACAGCCTCAATGCGCTTACCTCGGAGGTAATCCTCCCGACACTCAACATCGCGATGATGGTGGGCCCCGCCCCTGGCTTGAAGGAATCCGTGGATAACTGGGGCGATACGGTGGACGTTTACGACTTTACCAAGATGGGCCCGTTCTGGGGTATCGAGGGCAAGTTTATCCAGCCGCTCAACTTTGGGCAGTACCGTACGGGCAAGAAGGCCTTGGAGGCCGACTTGAAGCAGAAAACGTACGCCATCGAGCAGGAAATCCACAAGAAGGATGTGGAACTGCAGTCGTATTACTACAACTACCTGCTGGCACGTGAAATGCAGAAACTGGCAAGCGATGCACAGAAGCGGGTGGACGAGGCCTACGAGAAACTCGAGGAGGCGCTCGACGACGATGACCCGAACGTTTCGCAGATGGACCTTTTGAACCTGAAGGCTAAACTCCATACGGTGAAGGAAGGCGTCACCGAGGCGAACCTGGGCATGAAGCGGGTGCAGCTTGCCATAAGGTTCTCGCTCGGGCTTGGCGAAGATGACGTGTTTACCGCCGAGGATACCTGCCTCACGGAGCGTCCTGAACGCTTGCCGAGCCTGGAAGAGGTAGAACAGTTTACCATGCGCTACCACCCGGAACTCAAGCAACTTGCCGCAGGGCTCGATGCCCGCAAGCTCCAGATGGACCTTGCCGAGGCAAAACTTGCGCCCGAGTTCTTTATCATGGGCGAAATCGAGTACGTGAAGAGCTGGGCCGGCAACCGCAAGGTGATGGTGAAGGACGCCTTTGCAGAAGATGCCGTGAATAAACTTTCGGGCCTTATCGGGGTGGGGCTCCGCTACCGCCTGAACTTCTGGAAGAACTGGTCGGATTTCCGTGCCGCGCGTACGGAATACCGCGGGCTGCAACTCAAGGAGAACTATGCTGCCTCGGGCCTCGTGGCGCAGGCGGTGGAACAGTATTACCAGGTGGAAGCCGCCAAGGAGAAGATGGACGCGCTCAGGGAGAGCCTGCGTGCATCCGAAGCCATACTGAAGGGCGCTGCAATGCAGTACGACCTGGACAAGTCCAAGACGGGCGACCTGGTGAGTGCATACACGCAGAACGTGACGATGCAGAAGGACTATTACTTTGCCGTGTGCAAGTATAATGTGGAATTCGCGGAACTGATTTCCCGCATGGGCATGTCGCTCAGGGAATTCCGCGGGGAATTTAACAAATAG
- a CDS encoding transglycosylase SLT domain-containing protein, with product MKSSVRIPGPLVIALFAVAFLTILVFADIWLVRQRHMADLGKQEMSLRSDLQRLDTWGRWTMEYVKIDKALAYLSKGRLTEDTRRELTEQIWQISHSYTTDPLMILAVVAQESHGNPNARGRLQSGAFSGALGLMQIKLETAQKMAARFGMRIESTEDLLKPEVNVTVGTAYLIRLIGKYGNWKEALIAYNIGHSAVDRMLEQGQPLPTGYYEKVLAKYRNLANKSFL from the coding sequence GTGAAAAGTAGCGTGCGGATTCCCGGCCCGCTCGTGATCGCGCTGTTCGCGGTCGCCTTCCTGACGATACTCGTGTTTGCCGACATCTGGCTTGTGAGGCAGCGCCACATGGCGGACCTGGGCAAGCAGGAAATGAGCCTGCGGAGCGACTTGCAGAGGCTCGATACCTGGGGCCGCTGGACCATGGAGTACGTGAAGATAGACAAGGCGCTTGCCTACCTTTCGAAAGGCCGCCTTACCGAGGATACCCGCCGGGAACTTACGGAACAGATTTGGCAGATTTCGCATTCCTATACGACCGACCCGCTCATGATTTTGGCGGTGGTGGCGCAGGAGAGCCACGGGAATCCGAATGCCCGCGGTCGCTTGCAGTCGGGGGCCTTTTCCGGTGCGTTGGGGCTCATGCAGATTAAGCTCGAGACGGCGCAGAAGATGGCGGCCCGCTTCGGGATGCGCATTGAATCTACGGAAGACCTGCTGAAGCCCGAGGTGAACGTGACCGTGGGTACAGCCTACCTGATCCGCCTCATAGGCAAGTACGGCAACTGGAAGGAGGCGCTTATCGCCTACAACATCGGGCATTCCGCCGTCGACAGGATGCTAGAACAGGGCCAGCCGCTGCCTACGGGCTATTATGAGAAGGTGCTCGCGAAGTACAGGAACCTCGCGAACAAGTCGTTCCTTTAA
- a CDS encoding DUF1926 domain-containing protein encodes MKPTISFVLQLSPSTAYENLEAVARNVLDGLDVLLNSGLVKCSVFMDGPTLKMLRKVAKPLAFGKIRNGIREGILEFLGGGFYDPMLPLFPEETQSQQLDQHRDILKKYFDIEPQGYFNSSFVWEMGMTAVLERSGFDYALVSEAAIQATVGRSTPVSGWFTVEDRGTLMRVVPVADSLTEAIEKDDLRWRVIAESYCHGGKSAVVVLDLPAQASEIVAFFERLVDFVETNDVQTWPVGYLVNQLPPEGSLSYLMSAGRKLGLPSSAMTCRETLVRRPEINLFQKSLLNLYRRGRDKLAGKDFTEFCDALLPAMSPMFFRDLANEEGMRSLKVREWGFRYLVSASSTLDSLMKFNGLRIEVCDYLLQGRKQIWVENPDMSLLLDYHAGGVLRSLYHKDSAVNLLNAWRDDAEPTFGFLDCLLPNADMTAQQIEQALSMREYLLRDPYEYRIKRLDSGAEIELLEEQGFAVGAKRGVFHVDKKFTLNPSTSEIVANYQLGNSTYMDSRCFFGSIFEFGLMGETGGRIVVDGFDMKWDGKNPLVYPEANKLEIHDYGTKCTVTMSFVKPAAVFIGAIFGASSSAAPELFQGVRVYPFWRTALSVADEMNFKITVSVSKG; translated from the coding sequence GAAGCCGCTTGCATTCGGCAAGATAAGGAACGGCATTCGCGAGGGAATACTGGAATTTCTCGGTGGCGGGTTCTATGACCCGATGCTACCGCTGTTCCCGGAAGAAACGCAGTCCCAGCAGTTGGACCAGCATCGCGATATCCTCAAGAAGTATTTTGACATAGAGCCGCAGGGCTACTTCAATTCCTCGTTCGTGTGGGAAATGGGCATGACTGCCGTGCTCGAGAGGTCGGGATTCGACTACGCGCTTGTGAGCGAGGCCGCCATCCAGGCTACGGTCGGGCGTTCCACGCCTGTATCGGGCTGGTTTACGGTCGAAGACCGCGGAACGCTTATGCGCGTTGTACCTGTGGCAGATAGCCTGACGGAAGCCATCGAGAAGGACGACCTGAGGTGGAGGGTGATTGCGGAATCGTACTGCCATGGCGGAAAGTCCGCGGTGGTGGTGCTCGACCTGCCTGCGCAGGCAAGCGAGATTGTGGCGTTCTTCGAGCGTCTTGTTGACTTTGTAGAGACAAATGACGTGCAGACCTGGCCCGTGGGTTACCTGGTGAACCAGCTCCCGCCGGAAGGTTCGCTCAGTTACCTGATGTCGGCAGGCCGTAAGCTAGGGCTGCCTTCCTCCGCGATGACATGCCGCGAGACTCTTGTGCGCAGGCCGGAGATTAACTTGTTCCAGAAATCCCTCCTGAACCTGTACCGTCGCGGGCGCGACAAGCTTGCGGGCAAGGACTTCACGGAATTCTGTGACGCGCTGTTGCCGGCGATGTCCCCGATGTTCTTCCGCGACCTCGCGAACGAAGAGGGCATGCGTAGCCTGAAGGTGCGCGAGTGGGGGTTCCGCTACCTGGTGTCTGCGTCCAGCACGCTCGATTCGCTGATGAAATTCAACGGGCTCCGCATAGAGGTTTGCGACTACCTGCTGCAGGGTCGCAAGCAGATATGGGTCGAAAACCCGGACATGTCGCTGTTGCTTGATTACCATGCGGGCGGTGTGCTGCGTTCCCTGTACCACAAGGATTCCGCGGTGAACCTGCTGAACGCTTGGCGCGACGATGCGGAACCGACCTTCGGCTTTTTGGACTGCCTCTTGCCGAATGCGGACATGACCGCGCAACAGATAGAGCAGGCGCTCTCGATGCGTGAATACCTTTTGCGCGACCCGTACGAGTACCGTATTAAACGCCTTGATTCCGGAGCGGAGATTGAACTCCTGGAAGAGCAGGGTTTTGCCGTGGGGGCAAAACGCGGCGTGTTCCATGTGGACAAGAAGTTCACGCTGAACCCGTCTACCTCTGAGATTGTCGCAAATTACCAGCTGGGCAATTCCACCTACATGGATTCCCGTTGCTTCTTCGGTTCCATATTCGAATTCGGCCTGATGGGCGAGACCGGCGGGCGCATCGTGGTGGATGGTTTCGATATGAAGTGGGACGGCAAGAACCCGTTAGTTTATCCGGAAGCCAACAAGCTGGAAATACACGATTATGGCACGAAGTGTACCGTCACGATGTCCTTTGTAAAGCCTGCTGCGGTATTTATCGGGGCAATTTTCGGTGCTTCTTCTTCGGCTGCGCCCGAGTTGTTCCAGGGCGTGAGGGTGTACCCGTTCTGGCGTACGGCGCTTTCCGTTGCCGACGAGATGAACTTCAAAATTACTGTTTCGGTATCGAAGGGGTAA